The following coding sequences lie in one Psychrobacter arenosus genomic window:
- a CDS encoding UDP-3-O-(3-hydroxymyristoyl)glucosamine N-acyltransferase translates to MVTIAQLIDRIEKRQPVLNKVALSAEQLQTTVVGVNPLDKAAADQLSFLANARYKAALATTCAGAVLVEQANSEQVPPSTVALVVGSPYLAYASSSQLFEPQLTQEQMATLQSAANADATESQIHPTAFIHPTAVIGANVSIAAGVIIGPFCVIESNCRIGAGSKLTSHVSLAPHVTLGPDCHLFPQVTIGHNCQLGERVRVQAQASIGMAGFGFAPTADPATSGWERIAQLGRVIIGNDVRIGSQTCIDRGAVEDTVIGDHVIIDNLVQIAHNVRIGAGTAIAANTGIAGSTTIGKRCIIGGAVGIVGHLEIADDVTLTAMTMVTKSLTESGSYSSGTVAMPTAKWRRAAVRFRQVD, encoded by the coding sequence ATGGTGACGATTGCTCAACTGATAGACCGTATAGAAAAGCGCCAACCTGTCCTTAATAAGGTAGCGTTGAGCGCTGAGCAATTGCAAACTACAGTGGTCGGGGTCAATCCTTTAGATAAAGCCGCTGCCGACCAATTAAGCTTCCTAGCCAATGCGCGCTATAAGGCCGCCTTGGCGACTACGTGCGCGGGTGCGGTATTAGTAGAGCAAGCCAATAGTGAGCAGGTGCCGCCAAGCACAGTAGCACTGGTAGTGGGGTCGCCTTACCTAGCCTACGCTAGCAGCAGTCAGTTGTTTGAGCCTCAGCTCACCCAGGAGCAGATGGCTACGTTGCAGTCTGCAGCCAATGCTGACGCTACTGAGTCGCAAATTCATCCCACCGCTTTTATTCATCCTACGGCGGTTATCGGTGCCAATGTCAGCATTGCTGCTGGTGTGATCATCGGCCCTTTTTGCGTAATTGAATCTAACTGTCGTATCGGTGCTGGCAGTAAATTAACCTCTCATGTTTCGTTGGCGCCTCATGTGACGCTAGGACCAGACTGTCATCTCTTTCCACAGGTGACTATCGGTCATAATTGTCAGCTGGGTGAGCGCGTGCGAGTACAGGCACAGGCTAGTATTGGTATGGCAGGGTTTGGCTTTGCGCCTACAGCAGACCCCGCTACCTCAGGTTGGGAGCGTATTGCGCAATTGGGAAGAGTCATTATCGGCAATGATGTGCGTATTGGTAGCCAGACCTGTATCGATCGCGGTGCTGTGGAAGATACGGTCATTGGCGATCATGTCATCATCGATAATTTAGTACAAATTGCTCATAATGTACGCATTGGTGCGGGCACGGCCATTGCTGCTAATACCGGTATTGCAGGCAGCACTACCATTGGTAAACGCTGTATTATCGGCGGCGCAGTGGGTATCGTAGGTCATCTTGAAATAGCGGATGATGTGACTTTGACTGCCATGACTATGGTGACCAAATCTCTCACTGAAT